In Chitinophaga sp. H8, the sequence TATTGAATATGATCAGGATAAAGCATTGCAGGACGCCGATTTTGTATATGTGAAGAACTGGTCATCCTACCAGGATTATGGTAAAATTGTTTGTACAGATCCTTCCTGGATGGTGACGAACGATAAGCTGAAGCATACTAACCAGGCTAAGGTGATGCATTGCCTGCCGGTAAGAAGAAATGTGGTAATAGCTGATGAAGTGCTGGACGGTCCACAATCTATTGTGATCCAGGAAGCAGGCAACCGTGTATGGGCAGCGCAGGCAGTACTGAGCGAAATCCTGCGGAACGGCGGCAAATAGTAAAAGCAAAAACTTAAAGCATCAGCAATGGTATATGTAATAAAAGTAGGCGGTAATGTGATCGACAATCCGGAGTTATTGCAGGCATTTCTGAAAGATTTTGCTGCTATACCCGGTAAAAAGATACTGATTCATGGGGGCGGAAAAATAGCCACCCGCATAGGAGATAAGCTGGGCATTGTATCCAACTATGTAGATGGCCGAAGGATTACTGATGCGGAAACGATTGATGTAGTGACAATGGTATACGGCGGGTTGGTCAATAAACAGCTGGTTGCAAAATTGCAGGCCAACGGTTGTAATGCTATCGGGATAACGGGTGCTGATGCCAACATTATCCCTGCGGTAAAGCGTCCGGTAAAGACGATCGACTACGGTTTTGTAGGTGATGTTGATGCTGGAAAAGTCAATGGAGGTCCTTTGCAGGCGATGCTTGAAGCGGGCCTTACACCGGTATTTGCACCACTTACACACGACGGACAAGGGCAAATGCTGAATACCAATGCAGATACGATCGCTTCTGCTCTTGCCATCGCTTTATCTGCCCACTACCCTGTGAGGCTGATCTATTGCTTTGAAAAGAAAGGAGTATTGAAAGATGCAGCAGATGATAATGCTGTCATCAACCTGATCAACCGGGAAATATACCAGCAGTTGCTGGAAGAGAAGATATTGACAGCGGGTATTTTGCCCAAACTGGAAAATGCTTTTGCTGCTATTGAAAGCGGGGTAAAAGAAGTGCTGATAGGACATGCGGAGGATGTGATCCGGAATACAACCCCTTCAGTAGCGGGTACTTTAATACGTTAGCCTATGTGGAATCAACAACTTTATCAGGATGCTGTAGCGCTTTTAAAGCATATGATTGCTACACCATCCCTGAGCCGGGAGGAACAGGATACCGCACGGCTGATCAGCAGTTTTTTAACTGCCAGGAATATCCCCCATCAACAGCATGGCAATAATCTATGGGCGCTGAACAAACATTTTGATCCGTCCAAGCCCGTGATACTGTTTAATTCCCACCATGATACCGTAAAACCCAACCCGCAATATACCCGTGATCCTTTTAGTCCTGATATAGCAGATGGGAAATTGTTTGGATTAGGAAGTAATGATGCCGGTGGGTGTCTGGTAAGTCTGATTGCCGCCTTTCTATACTTTTATGAGCGGGACAACCTGCGTTATAATATTGTTTTAACGGCCACCGCAGAAGAGGAGATCAGTGGGGTAAACGGGATAGAGAGTATTCTACACCTGTTGCCTGCCATTGATTTTGCGATTGTGGGGGAACCTACTAAAACACAGCTGGCCATCGCCGAAAAGGGATTGATGGTGCTGGATTGTGTAAGTCATGGTAAGGCTGGGCATGCTGCGCGTGATGAAGGAGAGAACGCATTGTATAATGCTTTGCCTGATCTGGCCTGGTTCAGGGATTATCGTTTCCCGAAGGTATCGGAAACATTAGGACCTGTGAAAATGAGCGTTACGGTGATCAACACCTCTAACAAAGCGCACAATGTAGTGCCCGCCGACTGCTCCTTTGTAGTGGATGTAAGGGTAACGGATCAGTATACGCTGGAAGAAGTACTGGCTATCATACAGGAACAGGTGCGTTGTGAGGTAAAGCCCCGTTCCATGCGTATGCGGCCATCCGGTATTTCACTGGATCATCCGTTTGTAAAAGCGGGGATCAGGCTGGGTAAATCATGGTATGGATCGCCTACTACTTCGGATCAGGCATTGATTCCGGCCACCTCTATCAAAATGGGGCCTGGTGATTCCGCCCGTTCGCATACCGCAGATGAATTTATTTACCTGGACGAGATCAGGGATGGTATTGATAGTTACATTAATTTGCTGGAAGAAATCGTATAAGCAAAGTAAGTGTTTCATCTTTAACAGTTATTGAAATGGATTTTTACCCGGTATTGGAGAATAAGCGAGTTATACTGCGTCCGTTGCAACCGGAAGATGCAGCAGCATTACTGCCGGTAGCACTACAACCGGCCTTGTGGACGGTGGGATTGGGGCGTATAGATAATAAACCTGCATTGGAAGCCTACATAGCGCTTGCGATGCGTGAAAGAGAACAAAAGGTATCTGTACCTTTTGTAATCATAGATAAGCAGACGCAGCGGGTAGCGGGCAGCACCCGTTTTGCAGGAATGGCGCTGGCACATAAGCGGGCAGAGATTGGGTATACCTGGATAGATACGGCATTACAGGGTAGTGGTTTGAATAAAGCCATGAAACATGCGATGTTGCAACATGCCTTTGAAGTGATGGACCTGAACCGGATAGAGCTAAAAACAGATGTGCTGAATACACAGTCGCGCAATGCGATATTAAGCATTGGCGCCACGCAGGAAGGTATATTCCGGCATCATATGATCACTTCTACCGGACGCCTGCGGGATACGGTATATTTCAGCATAATAAAAGAAGAATGGCCGGATATCCGGGAACGGATATTTGGTAAGTATAATTTTTAATTCGCGTTTGTATGAAGCTATGGCAAAAAGATAAGGCAGCGTTAGCCGCTGTGGAAAAGTTCACAGTAGGCAACGACCGTGAAATGGATGCTTACCTGGCGCCATTTGATGTGTTGGGATCACTGGCACATATTACCATGCTCCAAAGTATTGGTTTGCTGGAAGCAGCAGAACTGGATATACTGAAAAAAGAATTACGGAATATTTATAGCGAAATAGCAGCAGGCGATTTTGTACTGGAAGAAGGGGTAGAGGACATTCATTCCCAGGTAGAGTTGCTGCTGACCCGCCGGTTGGGAGAAGTAGGCAAAAAGATACATAGCGGCCGTTCCCGGAACGATCAGGTGCTGGTAGATGTAAAGTTGTTTTTGCGCCATGAGTTGCAAACACTGGTAACAGAAGTAAAAGCATTATTTGATCTGTTGCAACAGAAAAGCGAGGAATATAAACAGCATTTGTTACCAGGTTATACCCATCTGCAGATAGCGATGCCTTCTTCCTTTGGGTTGTGGTTTGGTGCTTATGCAGAAAGCCTGGTAGATGATCTTACGGTGTTACAGAGTGCCTATAAAGTGGTGAATAAAAATCCCCTGGGCTCTGCCGCAGGGTATGGGTCTTCATTTCCCCTGAACCGGAAGATGACCACCGCATTGTTAGGATTTGAAGACCTGAACTATAATGTGGTATATGCTCAGATGGGGCGTGGTAAAACGGAAAAGATCGTTTCCTTTGCGCTGGCAGGTATAGCAGGCACACTGGCTAAGATGGCCATGGACGCCTGTTTGTTTATGAACCAGAATTTTGGTTTTATCAGCTTTCCTGATGAACTGACCACCGGTTCCAGCATTATGCCGCACAAAAAGAACCCCGATGTATGGGAACTGATCCGTTCGCATGGTAATAAATTGCAGGCATTGCCCAATGAAATCACCATGATGATCACGAATCTGCCTTCCGGTTATCACCGTGATCTGCAGCTGTTGAAAGAAAATCTGTTCCCTGCATTTGACACTTTGAAGGACTGTCTGCGTATGTCACGCCTGATGCTGGAACATGTGAAGGTCCGCGAAGGTATACTGGACGATAGCAAATACCAATACCTGTTTAGTGTAGAAGTGGTGAACAAACTGGTACTGGAAGGAATGCCATTCCGGGAAGCCTATAAGAAAGTGGGTATGGATATTGAAAAAGGGGAGTTTGCACCAGGTACTGCCATCTCTCATACCCATGAAGGTAGTATCGGTAATTTGTGCACAACACAGATTGCACAAATGATGGACGAAGTATTAAAAGGTTTTTCTTTTGAGAAGGTAGATAAAGCGGTGGAGGAACTGTTGAAATAGAGCTGTTGGCTGTTAGCTTTTAGCTGATTAGAGCGGAGATGTTTAGGTGTTTAAATATATTTTGAATAGAAAGAGGAATATCCAGTAATGAATATTCCTCTTTCTATTTTTTTATTGCTAACGGCTAATAGCCAACAGCTAATAGCTCATTCTTAAAAGCTAATATTGACTCCTACAAAGAAATTGATGCCCGCCATGGGGAAATAGTAATTATAGGGAACTATTTCACCACCCTCAATCGCTGGGTAAGTAGCACCATTAGAGGAGTATTTGGTATCGAATATATTATTCAATGTAAACTGTAATCCCAGTTCTTTAAACAAGGGTTGTGGCACCAGGTAATTGAAACGCAGGTTATTCACATAATAGGCATCCAGTTGGCTGTTGGGATTGGAGGTATTATCCATGAACTGGCGGCTTACATATTTTCCTACAATGCTAAGGTCCAGGTTTTTAACCGGCGCTACGGTGAAAGTATAACCAGCTACGGCATTGGGGGAAAAAGCAATATCCGTTTTGCTGAAGTGGCGTGATTCTTCCTGTTGGGTATCAGCGTTCATAATGAAAGCGGTAAAGTCAGCGATTTTGTTCTGACTAAGCGCCGCATTCACCGACAGGGAGCAGAAGTTGCCCAGCTTGGTAGTGCTTTGCAGTTCTACTCCCATACGGTAGCTTTTCTGGATATTGGTTCTTACATAGGCTCCTACGTTATTTAGTTTACCGGTTAGCACCAGCTGATCTTTATAGTTCATGTAGTAGAGATTCGCTTCTACCGTTGTATTAGTGGTGCGGAAAGCATATCCGGCTTCTATATTCTTCAGCTTTTCCGGCCTGGGTTCTGTACCATTCAGGTTTACTTCAAAGTCGGTACGGTTAGGTTCTTTATTGCCGATAGCAAAGGAAGCATATACCTGGTGATGTGGATTGATGTTGTAGAAAACACCCGCTTTAGGATTAAAGAAGTGGTAGCTTTTATGTGGTGCTGCCAGTGGCGCATCTTCAAAGCCATTCATGTTGTACTGTACCGTGCGGTACTGCATATCTGCAAAAAAGCGGATGGCGTCCGTTATTTTAAATTCTCCTTTCCAGTAAACATTTAAATCGTTTTTATCCGCCGGGTAGTTATAATATTTATAGTCCTTATCAATACCATGTTGCGCCCAGATGATTTTCCCATAGTGGTCACCTTCATAACGGTTCCAGCCACCACCCAGGCTCCAGTTCAGCTTTTGGCCGGTACGGTTTACAGAAAAGATACCACCATAGAAGTGGTTGTCGAGCCATAGCTGGCGTACCAGGTCGGTAGTATGGAGACTGTCCCCATTGATCACCGGCTTTTCCAGTCCGTATTCGCCAAAAGCTTGTGCTGCTTTATATTGTTCGTAGTAGCCACGTCCACGGGTCATATGAAAAGCTACGTTGAAGTTGAGGCTGGCATTTATCTCCTGGTTAAAGAACAGCTGGTAGTGATCCTGCTGATAGTTGTCGGTTTCATTATCATACGGTGTACCGGGTTTTTCAGTGCCGGCGCTATTGTAGGTCCGGTCTGTTTTCAGCAGTTCTTCAGGTACCCCGTTCCATGCCTGGTAAGTTTTTTCTTTACCACTGAATACATTGAGGCGGATCGCTGTTTTTTTAGCGATATAGGCTGCCGAAGTATAGAAAGATTTGAGGTCAGAAGTAGCCCGGTCGATATATCCATCAGAGGTTATTTTTGATAAGCGGGCATCGAAGGTAAAGTGGTCATTGATCAGTCCCGAACCAGCTTTTACCGTATGTTTCCAGCTATTGAAAGAACCGTAGCTATTATTGATTTCGGCATATGCCTTTTCGCGGAATTCGTTGGTACTCAGATTGAGGGAAGCACCGAAAGCACCTGCACCATTGGTAGAAGTACCAACACCGCGCTGGAGTTGAATACTGCTGGCAGAGGAAGCGAAGTCGGGCATATTGACGAAGAAAGTACCCTGTGATTCTGCATCATTGACAGGAATACCGTTGACAGTAACATTAATACGCGTAATATCGGAACCACGTACACGCATGCCGGTGTAACCTATACCTGTACCCGCATCGGAGCTGGTAACCACACCCGGAAGCTGGTTCAGCAGGATAGGCAGGTCCTGCCCCATATTATCCTTTTTGATATCTGCTGCACTTAAAGTGGATTGTGTGAAGGGAGCATCTTTACCCGCACGGAGGCTGCTGATCTCTACCGGCTTAACAAAGAGGCCGGTTTCTTCGAGGGTAATATCAAGAACAGCCGGCGTATTGGCGGCGTGAACCTGCGTAGTAAAGGATTTGAAGCCAAGGTAGCTGGCCGTCAGCGTATATGTGCCTTTTGTTGGTATGGTAATACTGAAATGACCTTTTGCATCACTGTGAACGCCTGCCTGTACTTTCTCCTGCAGGATAATGGAAACACCTGCTAATGGCTGGCCATTGGTTTTGTTGGTAACGGTACCGGTAATAACGGATTGCGCGTGTAAGGCGCCTGTTATAAAAACAAGCAGCCAAAGCATCATTTGTCTCATGGACGATTTAGGTTTAAGCTATTAGCTATTAGCTGTTAGCATTTAGCTAACAGCCGTATATTATTGCGCTATTAGCTTTGTAGCAGGCGCTGAATATCCATGCGCGGATACAGCTAACGGCTAAAAGCTAGCAGCTAAATGCTCAGATGGTAAGGAGATTGATCACTTACCTTTCCTAACCAGCATTACCTGGCGTAGGTTCAACGAGTCTGATCTCAGCCTGATAGTAAGGCACCCCGAGGTGAAACTGGTTGTTGATTTTTATGACAACCAAATGGTATTGATAGAATAACCAGTTTCCGGTGCAAAGTTATGCCGGTAGTTTTTAAAAAGGCAAAATATTTTTTGGTGTTGGCATTTTTTCTTAATTTCCATCTACTTCTTTCAATCGACCCCAATTTTTATCGTTAACCTTTTAAACATTTATTTCTGATGATCAAACTTCAGCTAATTGGAAATTTAGGCAGGAATGCTATTAAGAGAGAAGCAAATGGCAAATCAGTATTAAGTTTTACGGTAGCCTCCACAGAACGCTTTAAAAATGCGCAGGGGGTATTGCAGGAGCGGACTACCTGGGTAGATTGTGCATTATGGGAGCGGGATAACCTGGCGCCTTATCTGTTGCAGGGACAGCAGGTGTATCTGGAAGGTACGCCCAGCGTAGATGCATATACCAATCATGCAGGAGAGCCTGCTGCTACGCTAAGATTACGGGTATTACAGATCCAGTTATTGGGCAGCCGCAGAGATGAGGAAAAGCATAAGGCGGAGGCAGAAGGGGTGATGGCAGCCCGGCCATTGGCGGTGCCTGTAGTGGAAGAAGTAGCAGATGATCTTCCATTTTAATGTAAGTGAATAACATAAGAGCCAATCATTCAATTGATTGGCTCTTATTAATAATAGATTGAAAAAGATTTGGCAGGTAAAAATAATGCCCTTATCTTTGCACCCTCATTGCGAGGTAGAGCAGAGGTAGCTCGTCGGGCTCATAACCCGAAGGTCAGTGGTTCGAATCCGCTCCTCGCTACAAATAAAGAGCCGAAGAAATTCGGCTTTTTTTATTTTTGGTAAGTTTGTGGCTAAAAGCGAGAAGCTAAAGGCTGAGAGCTAAAAGCTATGATTATGCATAAAGCAGGTTTTGTAAATATTTTCGGTAAGCCTAATGCAGGCAAAAGCACCTTGCTGAACGCCATAATAGGCGAAAAGCTGGCCATTATCTCCCCTAAGGTACAAACCACCCGCCATCGTATTACAGGAGTAGTCACAGAACCAGGTTTTCAGATTGTATTTTCTGATACCCCGGGTATTATAGATCCGAAGTACCGGCTGCATGAAAAAATGATGGGCGCAGTAAAGTCTGCCCTGGAAGATGCAGACGTAGCACTGCTGATCATGGATGCAAAAGATGATTTGTCAGAGAATCTGGAACTATTTGATTCACTGCGGTTAAAAGCACCTTGTATACTGGTGGTGAATAAAACAGACCTGCTGAAGAAAGAAGAACTGGATGATTTGCTGGCACGTTGCAATGCCTGGGGGAAAGCCAAAATGGTAATACCCATTTCTGCATTGAAACAAACCGGCACGAAGGAGATGATCTCGAAAATAGTGGAACTGCTGCCGGAAGGAGAGCCATTTTATCCTGAAGATACTTTGACGGATAAGTCCATGCGTTTCCTGGTAGCGGAGATGATCCGTGAAAAGATCTTCCAGTTATTTGAAGAAGAGATCCCATATCATACAGCCGTTGTAGTTAGCCAGTTTGAAGAAAAAGCAACACTTACTAAAATAACAGCAGAGATTATTGTAACCCGTGATACCCAGAAAGGGATTATACTGGGAGAAAAGGGGCAATCAATAAAGAAGCTGGGAACACTGGCCCGGACAGAAATAGAAAAGTTCATTGAGCGGAAGGTATTCCTGGAACTTTTTGTAAAGGTAAGAGGCAAGTGGCGTGATAGTGATTTGTATTTAAAAGAATATGGGTATTGACCATTCATTGGTCACAGGTCATAGCGGCTTCAGCATTGTTTTGAAGCCTTATCAACGCAAACCGGCTATGGCATTTGACCATGGAAACTGATTTGTAATTGACAATTTGTAATTGAAAAAGTATGTCCGGATTTACAGTAGCGATAGTAGGTCGCCCCAATGTGGGAAAATCTACCTTATTTAACCGCCTGCTGGAACAGCGTAAGGCCATTGTGGATGATGTAAGCGGGGTAACCCGTGACAGGCAGTATGGTATTGCAGACTGGAGTGGTAAAACATTCAATGTTATTGATACTGGTGGTTTTGTGGCCAACAGTGATGATATTTTTGAGCGGGAGATCCGCAAACAGGTGAAAATTGCGATGGAAGAAGCAAATGTGTTGTTGTTCATGTGCGATGTAACCACAGGTATTACCGATCTGGATTCGGAAGTAGCTGATTTGCTGCGCCGTTCTTCCAAGCCGGTATTCCTGATTGTGAATAAAGTAGATAATCCACAACGTCAGCTGGATGCTACGGAGTTTTACAGCCTTGGATTTGAGAAGACCCATTTTCTTTCCTCTATCAGTGGAAGCGGTACAGGAGAGTTGCTGGATGAAGTAGTATCCTACATTACAGAAGATACCCAGGTGGAATCTGTTACATCAGACTTGCCCAAGATAGCCATTATAGGCCAGCCAAATGTGGGGAAATCCTCTTTGCTGAATGCTTTGGTGGGAGAAGAGCGGAACATTGTTTCCGATATTCCGGGTACTACACGTGATACTATTCACACGCATTACAATATGTTCCAGAAGGAATTCATATTGATTGATACAGCAGGAGTAAGAAGAAAGACAAAAGTGCATGAAGACCTGGAGTTTTATTCTGTGATCCGTGCTATCAAAGCGATGGATGAAGCAGATGTATGTATGCTGCTGCTGGATGCAACCAAAGGTATTACTGCACAGGATCTTAGTATTTTTGGACTGGCAGTGAAAAAAGGGAAAGGGGTAGTAGTGCTGGTAAACAAATGGGATTTGATTGACAAAAAAGAAACCAATACAGCACGTGATTATGAAGCTAATCTGAAGAAGCGGCTGGCACCATTCTCTGATGTGCCTATCATCTTTACTTCTGTATTAGAGAAGCAGCGTATTTTCAAATCTATTGAAGCGGCGCTGGAAGTGTATGATAACCGTCTGAAGAAGATCCCTACTTCCAGGCTGAATGAAGTGATGCTGAAGGCTATTCAATCATACAATCCGCCGGTGGTAAGAGGTATTCCTATCCGGATCAAGTATGTTACACAGTTGCCGACTTATACACCCGCTTTTGCCTTCTTCTGTAATTTACCGGATGATGTAAAGCAGCCGTATCGTAACTATCTTGAAAACCAATTACGTACTAATTTTAATTTCAAAGGAGTACCTATTAAGGTGTTCTTCCGCAAGAAATAAATAGCAAAAAACCGCTTATTAAGAAAAAATACATTTTGTAATATTAAATATTTGAGTACCTTTGCGGCGGTTTTTAAACAAAACAATAAAAATGAAAAAATTATTTGTATTCGCAATCGCAGCCGGTATGTTTTTCGTAGCATGTAATGGTGCTAACTCCGGTGCATCTGCTGATTCAACTGCAACTACTCCTGCTGATACTACAGCTTCTGCTCCAGTTGTTGCTCCTGCTGATTCTCTGGCACAAGTTGATACTACTGCCCAGGCTCCAGTTGACTCTACAGCTAAGTAGTAAAGCGCGCTCTTTTAACAAGCGCCTTTATCAGTAGAAAATTATAAACCCTTTCGCGTAAGCGGAAGGGTTTTTTGTTTTGAGGAGGGGGGAGTTCTTATAGATTGAGCCGCGTTTTATTTCACTGCTGGTATTGATTGCCTCCCCCGTAATTTTTATGTTGCTATTGCGGTGGTTAGTATAAAAACAACGTCCGGATCAAATTTAATTTGATCCGGACTTTGTTTTTTACATAAGTTCCTGCTTATTTGATTGCTACTTTAGTAGGTATGGAATCTATGTTGTAATACTGGTGTGTCACTTTTTCTTTTCCAACTGTAATGATCCGGAATCCGGAAGGATCTTTGCCTAAAGGTTCACCAATAGCACTGGTGGTCACCATTTCCATATCCTCATATTTTCCAAAGCCATTTTGGTGAAGGTGCCCGGCAAAAACAACCGCTACGCCGTATTTTTTAAAGAGGGCTAAATATTGATTACGGGTTTTGATGCCGATATTGAAGTAGGCTTCCGGTTCATCCGGCTGGCTGATAAAGAAAGGATGATGGCTAAAGAGTACAATATGTTTTGCACCTTTAGCCTTAGCTAATTCCTGCTCCAGCCATTCATACTGTGCTTGTTCCAGGACAGGTGTATTGGCTTTTATAAAATTGGAATTAAAGCCAATAAATCTGCTTTGTTTATGTTCAAATGAAAATTTCTCATAACCATATCGGTTAGTATAGAAGCTCACATCTTCCTGCGTAGGGGTATTGCCTACATCGTGATTGCCCGGGATAACATATACAGGTATCTTTTTGCTGATCATCGCGGTAATGCGCTTGAATTCAGCCTGTTGGTTTTCATCTTTCGCATTATTTACCAGATCGCCTGTAATGACAACAAAATCAGGTTTTAGTCTGTTCACTTCTGCTACGGCTTTTTCATATAGCGCAATCTCCTGCTGTAGTTTCTTAGGATAGAATCCTAACTGGGTATCAGATATCTGAATGAAAAAGAAGGGTTTAGCATTACGGGCAATACGTTGAGAGGCGCATCCTGCCAGTATACACATGCAGGCAATACCTATAAAAAGAAAACGGAATTTTAAAATGAATGCAGCTCCTCTGAATTTAGTCATCATGTTTTTCATATTCTTAACTGGAAGATTGGTCAATACAAGGAATAAAAGTACTCATTTACAGGTAAGATTTATAACGGAAGTATATACAACGAATTATAAAATTCACTAAATTGATAGTGATAAAAGACCTCAATTATTATCCCTAAACATTTAAACCCACTTTATGAAAAGAAGCCCTTATTTCCTTGTTGCTTTATGTATTGTCTTGCTGACTGCTATTCATCCCACATACAGCCAGCATAAATCTTTAGAAAGTGATAAAACCCTGAGCGCCGTAATGCCGGTCGTGTCTGCCCATCAGGATGCAGTTGCACCAGCAGCTCCCACCAGTTTGGTAAATGTGGTATTGTCAGCATCTTCCTTATCGTATCAGGTCGAAATTCTTGACAGGCGTATTGGTGCGCCTAATCCAGTGGTGGCCGTGTTTTATTACACAGCCGGAGATCCTACCACCTACACTGATTTTCACCACATCGTTACTAAGTATACACTACGTTTAAGTTCCCCCAGCAATGGGAGTTTCAAAGCATTTAATACTACCTTCAGCAATCCGCAGATTGTAGCAGAAACTTATACTGCCAACACCTTGTTGGAAGAGCGGACAGAGTTTGATCCGGGCAGCACTTTGACGGTGGAGTTTATTCCATAGTTTTTAGTTTCAATGTTATATTGAACCCGGATTAAATCTAATTTGATCCGGGTTTATTATTTTTAGTTCCTTATATCGACTTACCTACTAAGTAAAACAATGTTTAGACTAATAATAATTGCGATTTGGGTAATGGGTTGTGCTAATCCATCAGTCAACAATAAACTTCAACAGGAAGTAATAGATAGCAATACATTATGGCCTGGTAATTTTAAGAAGAAAGAAGTTATTTCTACCAATATATCGACAGAAGCTGATTCTTTGTACAATGTAAATATTATACGTTATGCAGATAGTTTAGACAGTAAAATTAATACATTAAAAAAGGTCAAGAAAAATCTTGA encodes:
- a CDS encoding metallophosphoesterase, yielding MMTKFRGAAFILKFRFLFIGIACMCILAGCASQRIARNAKPFFFIQISDTQLGFYPKKLQQEIALYEKAVAEVNRLKPDFVVITGDLVNNAKDENQQAEFKRITAMISKKIPVYVIPGNHDVGNTPTQEDVSFYTNRYGYEKFSFEHKQSRFIGFNSNFIKANTPVLEQAQYEWLEQELAKAKGAKHIVLFSHHPFFISQPDEPEAYFNIGIKTRNQYLALFKKYGVAVVFAGHLHQNGFGKYEDMEMVTTSAIGEPLGKDPSGFRIITVGKEKVTHQYYNIDSIPTKVAIK